In Gemmobacter sp. 24YEA27, a genomic segment contains:
- a CDS encoding glycine zipper 2TM domain-containing protein, producing MKAIVLALSLSGLALSACVETTPTQNTVLGGVAGAAAGAALSSGDDMGKGALIGAALGAAAGTYLGQTSTKGQCYYRNSAGQRYVAAC from the coding sequence ATGAAAGCGATCGTCCTTGCTCTCTCGCTCTCCGGCCTGGCGCTTTCCGCCTGTGTCGAAACCACGCCTACCCAGAACACCGTGCTCGGCGGCGTTGCCGGCGCAGCAGCGGGCGCCGCTCTGTCCTCGGGCGACGATATGGGCAAAGGCGCGCTGATCGGCGCGGCTCTTGGAGCAGCCGCAGGCACCTATCTCGGCCAGACCTCGACCAAGGGTCAGTGCTATTACCGCAACTCGGCCGGCCAGCGCTACGTCGCAGCCTGCTGA
- a CDS encoding 4-aminobutyrate--2-oxoglutarate transaminase, which produces MKNAEVAKRREDAISRGVGMSTQIYADRAENAEVWDIEGNRYIDFAAGIAVVNTGHRHPKVIEAVKAQLDRFTHTCHQVLPYENYIRLAERLNEAVPGDFKKKTIFVTTGAEAVENAIKIARRATGRNAVIALGGAFHGRTFMGMTLTGKVEPYKKGFGAMMPDVFHVPCPQEIHGITTKDTLDGITKLFKNDVDPERVAAIIFEPVQGEGGFYPLPTDLIKALRALCDQHGIVLIADEVQTGIGRTGALFAMEAHGVAADLTTMAKGLGGGFPISAVTGRADLMDASQPGGLGGTYAGNPLSVAAANAVLDVVEEEGLNARATELGSRLKQKLEEIRATTPEIIDIRGPGFMIAAEFGKPGTTDPDGDIVKRVIAEALKRGLILLSCGVYGNVVRFLAPLTIAEAHFTEALGILEASVAAARQG; this is translated from the coding sequence ATGAAAAACGCCGAAGTCGCCAAACGCCGCGAAGATGCAATTTCCAGAGGCGTCGGCATGTCGACGCAGATCTATGCCGACCGCGCCGAAAACGCCGAGGTCTGGGATATCGAGGGCAACCGCTATATCGACTTTGCCGCCGGGATCGCGGTCGTCAATACCGGGCACCGCCACCCGAAAGTGATCGAGGCCGTCAAGGCGCAGCTCGACCGTTTCACCCATACCTGCCACCAGGTCCTGCCCTATGAGAATTACATCCGTCTGGCCGAGCGTCTGAACGAGGCCGTTCCGGGTGATTTCAAGAAGAAAACCATCTTCGTCACCACCGGCGCCGAAGCCGTTGAAAACGCAATCAAGATTGCGCGCCGTGCCACCGGCCGTAATGCGGTGATCGCCCTTGGTGGCGCCTTCCATGGCCGGACCTTCATGGGCATGACCCTGACCGGTAAGGTCGAGCCCTATAAGAAGGGCTTCGGCGCGATGATGCCCGATGTCTTCCATGTTCCCTGCCCGCAGGAGATCCATGGCATCACCACCAAAGACACGCTGGACGGCATCACCAAGCTCTTCAAGAACGATGTCGACCCCGAGCGCGTCGCCGCCATCATCTTTGAACCTGTCCAGGGCGAAGGCGGCTTCTACCCGCTGCCGACCGATCTGATCAAAGCCCTGCGTGCCCTTTGCGACCAGCATGGCATCGTGCTGATCGCCGATGAGGTGCAGACCGGCATCGGCCGCACCGGCGCGCTGTTTGCGATGGAAGCACATGGCGTGGCGGCAGACCTGACCACCATGGCCAAGGGCCTTGGCGGCGGTTTCCCGATCTCGGCTGTAACGGGACGTGCCGATCTGATGGATGCAAGCCAGCCCGGCGGCCTTGGCGGCACCTATGCCGGCAATCCGCTTTCGGTGGCAGCGGCCAATGCGGTTCTCGATGTGGTTGAGGAAGAGGGCCTGAATGCCCGCGCAACCGAGCTCGGCTCGCGTCTGAAGCAGAAGCTGGAAGAGATCCGCGCCACCACGCCCGAGATCATCGACATCCGCGGCCCCGGTTTCATGATCGCGGCCGAATTCGGCAAGCCCGGCACCACCGACCCCGATGGCGATATCGTGAAACGCGTCATCGCCGAGGCGCTGAAGCGCGGGCTGATCCTGCTCAGCTGTGGCGTCTATGGCAATGTGGTGCGTTTCCTTGCGCCGCTGACCATCGCCGAGGCGCATTTCACCGAAGCGCTCGGGATTCTAGAAGCCTCGGTAGCGGCAGCCCGCCAGGGTTGA
- the topA gene encoding type I DNA topoisomerase, with translation MPVVVVESPAKAKTINKYLGPDYIVLASYGHVRDLPPKDGSVDTEHDFAMKWEVAPESKKHVRAIAEALKTDDALILATDPDREGEAISWHLKEALASSLKKGKTVSRVTFNAITKDAVTKAMKEPREVDEPLVHAYLARRALDYLVGFTLSPVLWRKLPGAKSAGRVQSVCLRLIVEREMEIEAFKAREYWSVKAILTTPRGQEFEANLVTLGGAKLQKFDIPTLAAAEMAVHAVTSRQFTVAGVESKPASRNPWPPFMTSTLQQEASRKFGMGAKQCMNAAQRLYEAGYITYMRTDGIDMAPEAVMATRAEIGRRFGDAYVPKSPRMYKNKAKNAQEAHECIRPTDMSADPSKLRVEEDQRRLYDLIWKRTIASQMEAARMERTVVEITSPDGQVGLRANGQVVLFDGFLKVYDQGRDEEEDDEGRLPQIMQGEAVKPAPGALKEAFSKAAARSAGDQEERIASAVLGEGGAVLASQSFTQPPARYTEATLVKRMEELGIGRPSTYASILTTIVDREYVRKDKNRLIPEDKGRLVTAFLSNFFHRYVEYDFTAALEGELDDVSAGERDYKDVLARFWRDFSAAVAETADLRIGEVLDKLDEFLAPHLYPPRADGSDPRICPTCGTGRLHLKTARSGGAFIGCGNYPECRYTRPIAGDAESAASDGRILGQDDQGNEISLRAGRFGPYVQRGEATEAQPKPDRSSLPKGWTPDSLTLERALQLLSLPRQIGAHPEDGEAVETNLGRFGPYVKHGKTYANLADAEEVFSLGMNRAVELLAQKKLRGPGARGAAAQPLKSLGEHPDGGEIQVMPGRYGPYIKWEKVNATLPKDIAPEAVTLEEALALVAEKAGKSPAKKAKKAPAKPAAAKPAAKKAPAKKAPAKKAAAEGVAAPAVKKAAAKKPAVKKAAASEA, from the coding sequence ATGCCTGTCGTCGTAGTAGAATCTCCTGCCAAGGCCAAGACAATCAACAAATATCTTGGGCCGGACTATATCGTTCTCGCCTCTTATGGTCATGTTCGCGACCTGCCGCCCAAAGATGGTTCGGTCGATACCGAACACGATTTCGCGATGAAATGGGAGGTGGCGCCCGAGAGCAAGAAGCATGTCCGGGCCATTGCCGAGGCGCTGAAAACCGATGATGCACTGATTCTCGCCACCGACCCTGATCGTGAGGGTGAGGCGATTTCCTGGCATCTGAAAGAGGCGCTCGCCTCTTCGCTGAAAAAGGGCAAGACCGTCAGCCGCGTGACCTTTAACGCCATCACCAAGGATGCGGTGACCAAGGCGATGAAGGAGCCGCGCGAGGTCGATGAGCCGCTGGTCCATGCCTATCTGGCGCGGCGCGCGCTGGATTATCTGGTTGGCTTCACCCTCTCGCCGGTACTGTGGCGCAAGCTTCCGGGCGCGAAATCGGCGGGCCGTGTGCAATCGGTCTGTCTGCGCCTCATCGTCGAGCGCGAGATGGAGATCGAGGCCTTCAAGGCGCGGGAATACTGGTCGGTCAAGGCGATCCTGACCACGCCGCGTGGCCAGGAATTCGAGGCAAATCTTGTCACGCTCGGCGGGGCAAAGCTGCAAAAATTCGACATCCCGACGCTGGCTGCGGCCGAAATGGCGGTGCATGCCGTCACCTCGCGCCAGTTCACCGTCGCGGGTGTCGAGAGCAAACCCGCGAGCCGCAATCCCTGGCCGCCCTTCATGACCTCGACCCTGCAGCAAGAGGCCAGCCGCAAATTCGGCATGGGCGCGAAGCAGTGCATGAACGCGGCGCAGCGCCTCTATGAGGCGGGCTATATTACCTATATGCGGACCGACGGCATCGATATGGCGCCCGAGGCGGTGATGGCCACGCGCGCCGAGATCGGAAGGCGGTTTGGTGACGCTTATGTCCCGAAAAGCCCGCGCATGTATAAGAACAAGGCGAAAAACGCCCAGGAGGCGCATGAATGTATCCGCCCGACCGATATGTCGGCGGATCCATCAAAGCTGCGTGTCGAGGAAGACCAGCGCCGCCTTTATGACCTGATCTGGAAGCGCACCATCGCGAGCCAGATGGAAGCCGCTCGGATGGAGCGGACCGTGGTCGAGATCACCTCGCCCGATGGCCAGGTGGGGCTGCGCGCCAATGGTCAGGTCGTGTTGTTCGACGGCTTTCTCAAGGTCTATGATCAGGGTCGTGACGAGGAAGAGGATGATGAGGGCCGCCTGCCGCAGATCATGCAGGGCGAGGCGGTCAAACCGGCGCCCGGCGCGCTGAAAGAGGCGTTTTCCAAAGCTGCCGCGCGGTCGGCGGGCGACCAGGAAGAGCGCATCGCCTCGGCGGTTCTGGGCGAGGGCGGCGCGGTTCTGGCCTCGCAAAGCTTCACCCAGCCGCCCGCCCGCTATACCGAGGCGACGCTGGTCAAGCGGATGGAGGAGCTCGGGATCGGGCGCCCCTCGACCTATGCCTCGATCCTGACGACGATTGTGGACCGCGAATATGTCCGCAAGGACAAGAACCGGTTGATCCCCGAGGATAAGGGGCGGCTGGTCACGGCCTTCCTGTCGAATTTCTTCCACCGCTATGTCGAATATGATTTCACCGCAGCGCTGGAAGGTGAGCTGGATGACGTCTCGGCGGGCGAGCGCGACTATAAGGATGTGCTGGCGCGATTCTGGCGCGATTTCTCGGCGGCGGTGGCGGAAACGGCTGATCTTCGGATCGGCGAGGTTCTGGATAAGCTTGATGAATTCCTTGCACCGCATCTCTACCCGCCGCGCGCAGACGGATCTGATCCGCGTATCTGCCCGACCTGCGGCACTGGCCGACTGCATCTGAAAACCGCGCGTTCGGGCGGGGCGTTTATTGGCTGCGGCAATTATCCGGAATGCCGTTACACGCGACCCATCGCGGGTGATGCGGAATCGGCGGCCTCGGATGGGCGGATCCTCGGCCAGGACGATCAGGGCAATGAGATTTCCCTGCGGGCAGGGCGCTTTGGCCCCTATGTCCAGCGCGGTGAGGCGACCGAGGCGCAGCCGAAACCCGACCGCTCCAGCCTGCCCAAGGGCTGGACGCCGGACAGCCTGACGCTGGAACGCGCGTTGCAGCTTCTGTCGCTGCCACGCCAGATCGGGGCGCATCCCGAAGATGGCGAGGCGGTGGAAACCAATCTCGGCCGGTTCGGGCCCTATGTGAAACACGGCAAGACCTATGCAAATCTCGCCGATGCGGAAGAGGTGTTCAGCCTTGGCATGAACCGCGCGGTGGAACTGCTGGCGCAGAAGAAACTGCGCGGGCCGGGCGCGCGGGGGGCTGCGGCGCAGCCGCTGAAATCGCTGGGCGAGCATCCCGATGGCGGCGAGATCCAGGTGATGCCGGGGCGCTACGGGCCTTATATCAAATGGGAAAAGGTCAATGCGACCCTGCCGAAAGACATCGCGCCTGAGGCGGTGACGCTGGAAGAGGCGCTGGCTCTGGTCGCGGAAAAGGCCGGGAAATCTCCGGCGAAGAAGGCGAAAAAGGCCCCGGCAAAACCGGCGGCGGCCAAACCTGCGGCAAAGAAAGCGCCCGCGAAAAAGGCTCCGGCAAAGAAAGCTGCGGCTGAGGGAGTGGCGGCACCTGCGGTTAAGAAAGCCGCGGCGAAAAAGCCAGCGGTGAAGAAGGCGGCTGCATCAGAGGCCTGA
- the tkt gene encoding transketolase, translating to MDIAALRARHPDHWMRAAAIRTLTLDAVAAANSGHSGMPIGMADVATVLFSKHLKFDPTAPRWADRDRFILSAGHGSMLIYSLLYLTGYADVTLDQIKNFRQWGAITAGHPEYGHVSGVETTTGPLGQGIANSVGFAMAEEHLRAKYGAKIQDHFTYVIAGDGCLMEGVSQEAIGIAGRQKLSRLIVLWDNNDITIDGKVSLSDVTDQRARFAASGWDVFHCDGHDPEDIDRAITAAKASPGPALIDCKTHIALGHAAQDTSKGHGALTDKAQLEAAKAGYGWTAAPFTIPAEIKSWWESLGKPGASARAEWETRLAALPTGKKAEFERSFALDAPAKLAGAIRALKKQAAETQPKLATRSASEQVLNVINPILTETFGGSADLTGSNNTKTADLGVFDIDSRKGRYMYWGIREHGMSSAMNGMALHGGVRPYSGTFMAFTDYARPAMRLSALMGLPVVYVMTHDSIGLGEDGPTHQPVEHLAISRSTPNTLVFRPADLTEVAEAWEIAFTQKTTPSVMALSRQNLIAVRKTHTNQNMTAKGGYILAEAEGKRQAILIATGSEVEIAMKARDLLQAEGIGTRVVSMPSMELFAQQDEAWRKKVLPAGPVRVAIEAGVRQGWDRWLLGERGKETKADFVGMSSFGASAPYDRLYKEFGITAEATVAKVKALL from the coding sequence GTGGACATCGCAGCCCTTCGCGCCCGTCACCCCGATCACTGGATGCGCGCCGCCGCCATCCGCACGCTGACGCTCGACGCGGTGGCAGCCGCCAATTCAGGCCATTCCGGCATGCCGATCGGCATGGCCGATGTCGCAACCGTGCTCTTCTCAAAGCATCTGAAATTCGATCCGACCGCGCCCCGCTGGGCCGACCGCGACCGCTTTATCCTGTCGGCCGGTCACGGCTCGATGCTGATCTATTCGCTGCTTTACCTCACCGGCTATGCCGATGTGACGCTGGATCAGATCAAAAACTTCCGCCAATGGGGCGCCATCACCGCCGGTCACCCGGAATATGGCCATGTCTCGGGCGTCGAAACCACCACCGGCCCGCTGGGTCAGGGCATCGCGAACTCGGTCGGCTTCGCCATGGCCGAGGAGCACCTGCGGGCCAAATACGGCGCGAAAATCCAGGACCATTTCACCTATGTCATCGCCGGCGACGGCTGCCTGATGGAGGGTGTCAGCCAGGAGGCCATCGGCATTGCCGGCCGCCAGAAACTGTCGCGCCTGATCGTGCTCTGGGACAATAACGACATCACCATCGACGGCAAAGTGTCGCTCTCGGATGTGACCGACCAGCGCGCGCGCTTTGCCGCAAGCGGCTGGGATGTGTTCCATTGCGACGGCCATGACCCGGAAGATATCGACCGCGCGATTACCGCAGCCAAAGCCAGCCCAGGCCCGGCGCTGATCGACTGCAAAACGCATATCGCGCTTGGACATGCTGCGCAGGACACCTCGAAAGGCCATGGTGCGCTGACCGATAAGGCGCAGCTGGAAGCCGCAAAAGCCGGTTACGGCTGGACCGCTGCCCCCTTCACCATCCCGGCCGAGATCAAATCCTGGTGGGAATCGCTGGGCAAGCCGGGTGCGAGCGCCCGCGCAGAATGGGAAACCCGTCTTGCGGCCCTTCCCACCGGCAAAAAAGCCGAATTCGAGCGCAGCTTCGCGCTGGATGCTCCGGCGAAACTCGCAGGCGCCATCCGTGCGCTTAAGAAACAGGCCGCAGAGACCCAGCCGAAGCTCGCGACCCGTTCGGCGTCGGAGCAGGTTCTGAACGTCATCAACCCGATCCTGACCGAGACCTTCGGCGGTTCGGCTGACCTGACCGGTTCGAACAATACCAAAACCGCCGATCTGGGCGTCTTTGACATCGACAGCCGCAAGGGCCGTTACATGTATTGGGGCATCCGCGAGCACGGCATGTCCTCGGCGATGAACGGCATGGCGCTGCATGGCGGCGTCCGGCCCTATTCGGGCACCTTCATGGCCTTTACCGACTATGCCCGCCCCGCGATGCGCCTGTCGGCGCTGATGGGCCTGCCGGTCGTTTATGTCATGACCCACGATTCGATCGGTCTTGGCGAAGACGGCCCGACCCACCAGCCGGTCGAGCATCTGGCGATCTCGCGTTCGACCCCGAACACCCTGGTGTTCCGCCCTGCTGATCTGACCGAAGTGGCCGAGGCCTGGGAAATCGCTTTCACCCAGAAAACCACACCTTCGGTCATGGCGCTGTCGCGGCAGAACCTGATCGCCGTGCGCAAGACCCATACCAACCAGAATATGACCGCCAAGGGCGGCTATATTCTGGCCGAAGCCGAGGGCAAGCGTCAGGCCATCCTGATCGCCACCGGCTCCGAGGTCGAGATTGCGATGAAGGCCCGCGACCTGTTGCAGGCCGAAGGCATCGGCACCCGCGTGGTCTCTATGCCCTCGATGGAGCTTTTCGCGCAGCAGGACGAAGCCTGGCGCAAAAAGGTGCTGCCGGCAGGCCCGGTGCGCGTGGCCATCGAGGCGGGCGTGCGCCAGGGCTGGGATCGCTGGCTGCTCGGCGAGCGCGGCAAGGAAACCAAGGCCGATTTCGTCGGCATGTCCTCCTTCGGCGCCTCGGCCCCCTATGACCGTCTTTACAAAGAATTCGGCATCACCGCCGAAGCAACTGTGGCAAAGGTCAAAGCGCTGCTCTGA
- a CDS encoding MliC family protein, with amino-acid sequence MEVPVTYVNAPDLSLAVLNVEGTQITLEIETSASGARYGWPSDGAHYIWWTKGETAFLMWSEGGEEKTILDGCQQQ; translated from the coding sequence GTGGAAGTGCCGGTCACCTATGTGAATGCGCCGGATCTGTCGCTGGCTGTGCTGAATGTCGAAGGGACGCAGATTACGCTGGAGATCGAAACCTCTGCCTCCGGCGCCCGCTATGGCTGGCCCTCGGACGGGGCGCATTACATCTGGTGGACAAAGGGCGAGACCGCTTTCCTGATGTGGTCGGAAGGCGGTGAGGAAAAGACCATCCTCGACGGATGTCAGCAGCAATAA
- the grxD gene encoding Grx4 family monothiol glutaredoxin, translating into MSAQDQIRETVEKNAVVLFMKGTKTMPQCGFSSRVAGVLNYMGVDFADVNVLADAEIRQGIKDFSDWPTIPQLYVKGEFVGGCDIVTEMTLSGELDALFEKNGVSFNKEAADKIREANG; encoded by the coding sequence ATGAGCGCGCAGGATCAGATCCGCGAAACCGTCGAGAAAAACGCTGTGGTGCTGTTCATGAAGGGCACCAAGACCATGCCGCAATGCGGGTTTTCGAGCCGCGTCGCGGGGGTGCTGAATTACATGGGCGTCGACTTTGCCGATGTGAATGTGCTGGCCGATGCGGAAATCCGTCAGGGGATCAAGGATTTTTCCGACTGGCCGACCATCCCGCAGCTTTACGTCAAAGGCGAATTCGTCGGCGGCTGCGATATCGTGACCGAGATGACGCTTTCGGGCGAGTTGGATGCGCTCTTCGAGAAGAACGGCGTCAGCTTTAACAAGGAAGCCGCAGACAAGATCCGCGAAGCCAACGGCTGA
- a CDS encoding BolA/IbaG family iron-sulfur metabolism protein, whose product MPMEGKDIEALIRETFPEAKITITDLAGDGNHWAAEVIDESFRDMNRVQQQRAVYASLKGKMDGAHGELHALALTTKAPE is encoded by the coding sequence ATGCCAATGGAAGGCAAGGATATTGAGGCCCTGATCCGGGAGACCTTCCCCGAGGCAAAGATCACTATCACCGATCTCGCGGGAGACGGAAATCACTGGGCGGCAGAAGTGATCGACGAGAGCTTCCGCGATATGAACCGCGTGCAGCAGCAGCGCGCCGTCTATGCCAGCCTGAAGGGCAAGATGGACGGGGCGCATGGAGAATTGCATGCCCTGGCACTGACCACCAAGGCACCGGAATGA
- a CDS encoding GNAT family protein — protein sequence MDLHPIDLRLATVSDFAFIRALAQRPENRAFITDEDEAALAAYVSAPDSRLLIAEENGTAIGYALFCEIGDPSGRTELRRLALAVTGGARGRAFVGQLIRYGFDRLQARRLWLDASGENPRAMALYEKLGFRREGVQREHWYRPDVGRNVDLHLFGLLRSDWQEAG from the coding sequence ATGGATCTGCATCCAATCGATCTGAGACTGGCCACCGTCAGCGATTTCGCCTTTATCCGCGCCCTCGCGCAGCGTCCCGAAAACCGCGCTTTCATCACCGACGAGGACGAGGCCGCTTTGGCCGCCTATGTCTCCGCACCCGATTCCCGTCTGCTGATCGCCGAAGAGAATGGCACCGCGATCGGCTATGCTCTCTTTTGCGAGATCGGCGATCCTTCAGGAAGGACAGAACTGCGCCGCCTCGCGCTGGCCGTGACCGGCGGCGCGCGCGGGCGCGCCTTTGTCGGACAGCTGATCCGCTATGGGTTCGACAGGCTGCAGGCGCGCCGCCTCTGGCTTGATGCCTCGGGCGAGAACCCGCGCGCGATGGCGCTTTATGAAAAGCTCGGCTTCCGGCGCGAGGGCGTGCAGCGCGAACACTGGTATCGCCCGGATGTCGGGCGCAATGTCGATCTGCATCTTTTCGGCCTGCTGCGCAGTGACTGGCAAGAGGCGGGCTGA
- a CDS encoding GNAT family protein produces MDLLIKAHPSALMDKGIDQLHEMLEAEDCEILIREDQGFAGFATLHMLYDQVWYLDNFAVDGPGQGQKLIRDMLAVVFDELGAHRLMCDVVFDNAAGMTAMRRAGFTFEGNMRQCWKRGGIWVDCHAFSMLAPEWQRIRG; encoded by the coding sequence GTGGACCTCCTGATCAAGGCCCACCCTTCTGCCCTGATGGATAAGGGCATCGACCAGCTGCACGAGATGCTGGAGGCCGAAGATTGCGAGATCCTGATCCGCGAGGACCAGGGTTTCGCGGGCTTTGCGACATTGCATATGCTTTATGACCAGGTCTGGTATCTCGACAATTTCGCGGTCGATGGTCCGGGCCAGGGGCAAAAACTGATCCGGGACATGCTGGCAGTGGTGTTTGACGAGCTGGGCGCGCATCGTCTGATGTGTGACGTGGTGTTCGACAATGCTGCCGGCATGACAGCGATGCGGCGTGCGGGCTTCACCTTCGAGGGCAATATGCGGCAATGCTGGAAGCGGGGCGGCATCTGGGTCGATTGTCATGCGTTCTCGATGCTGGCGCCGGAATGGCAGAGGATAAGGGGCTGA
- the purL gene encoding phosphoribosylformylglycinamidine synthase subunit PurL, protein MSDAARDPAITPELIASHGIKPDEYERLLEILGRAPSFTELGIFSAMWNEHCSYKSSKVWLRTLPTTGPQVICGPGENAGVVDIGDGQAVIFKMESHNHPSYIEPHQGAATGVGGILRDVFTMGARPIAAMNALSFGLPSHHKTAHLVKGVVEGVGSYGNAFGVPTVGGEVRFHKSYNGNCLVNAFAAGLADTDKIFYSAASGVGMPVVYLGAKTGRDGVGGATMASAEFDDTIEEKRPTVQVGDPFTEKRLLEACLELMQTGAVISIQDMGAAGLTCSAVEMGDKGGLGIKLQLDQVPQRETNMTAYEMMLSESQERMLMVLNPELEDVARAIFVKWDLDFAIVGETIPEDRFLILHGNEIKADIQLSKLSSSAPEYNRPWVETPKAEPLGAVPQIGAIQGLKVLLSSPNYAHKGWVFEQYDSQVGADTVVTPGLPAGVVRVHGTTKALAFTSDVTPRYVKANPFEGGKQAVAEAYRNLTAMGALPLATTDNMNFGNPEKPEIMGQFVGAIKGIGEAVSALDMPIVSGNVSLYNETDGSGILPTPTIGAVGILASLDDLINGRPQAGDVALLIGESFGHLGQSALIAEAFGDERGDAPPVDLALEKKNGDFVRAHRKSITAASDLSDGGLALAAFEMAEAAGTGITLIPGDTSALFGEDQARYLLAVRESAAAEIEAAAITAGVAVTRIGAFGGDKVTFGEDSASLAGLSALYRSAFATAVGL, encoded by the coding sequence ATGTCAGACGCCGCACGCGACCCCGCAATCACCCCGGAGCTCATCGCCTCGCATGGGATCAAACCCGACGAATATGAGCGCCTGCTGGAGATCCTCGGCCGTGCGCCCTCTTTCACCGAGCTCGGCATCTTCTCGGCGATGTGGAACGAGCATTGTTCCTATAAATCGTCGAAAGTCTGGCTGCGCACGCTGCCGACGACCGGCCCGCAGGTGATCTGCGGCCCGGGCGAAAACGCCGGCGTGGTCGATATCGGCGATGGTCAGGCGGTCATCTTCAAGATGGAAAGCCACAACCACCCTTCCTATATCGAGCCGCATCAGGGCGCAGCGACCGGCGTCGGCGGCATTTTGCGCGACGTTTTCACCATGGGCGCGCGCCCGATTGCTGCGATGAATGCGCTCTCCTTCGGTCTGCCCTCGCATCACAAAACCGCGCATCTGGTCAAAGGTGTGGTCGAAGGTGTCGGCTCCTACGGCAATGCCTTCGGCGTGCCGACCGTGGGCGGCGAAGTGCGCTTCCACAAATCCTATAACGGCAATTGCCTGGTGAATGCTTTCGCGGCGGGCCTGGCTGACACCGACAAGATCTTCTACTCGGCGGCCAGCGGCGTCGGCATGCCGGTGGTCTATCTGGGCGCGAAAACCGGCCGCGACGGCGTTGGTGGCGCGACCATGGCCTCGGCAGAATTCGACGACACCATCGAGGAAAAGCGCCCCACCGTTCAGGTCGGCGACCCCTTTACCGAAAAGCGCCTGCTGGAAGCCTGCCTTGAACTGATGCAGACCGGTGCGGTGATCTCGATCCAGGATATGGGGGCCGCGGGTCTGACCTGTTCGGCGGTCGAGATGGGCGACAAGGGCGGTCTGGGGATCAAACTGCAGCTTGATCAGGTGCCGCAGCGCGAAACCAATATGACCGCCTATGAGATGATGCTCTCGGAAAGCCAGGAGCGGATGCTCATGGTGCTCAATCCCGAGCTGGAAGATGTCGCCCGCGCGATCTTCGTGAAATGGGATCTCGATTTCGCCATCGTGGGCGAGACCATCCCGGAAGATCGCTTCCTGATCCTGCACGGCAATGAGATCAAGGCCGATATCCAGCTCTCAAAGCTGTCGTCGAGCGCGCCGGAATATAACCGCCCCTGGGTCGAAACGCCGAAAGCCGAACCGCTGGGCGCAGTGCCGCAGATCGGGGCGATCCAGGGCCTGAAAGTGCTGCTGTCGAGCCCGAACTACGCCCATAAGGGCTGGGTGTTCGAACAATATGACAGCCAGGTCGGCGCCGATACCGTCGTCACCCCGGGCCTGCCCGCAGGCGTCGTGCGCGTGCATGGCACCACCAAGGCACTGGCCTTCACCTCGGATGTGACGCCGCGCTACGTCAAAGCCAACCCGTTCGAGGGCGGCAAACAGGCAGTGGCGGAAGCCTATCGCAACCTGACTGCCATGGGCGCACTGCCGCTGGCGACGACCGACAATATGAACTTCGGCAACCCCGAAAAGCCTGAAATCATGGGCCAGTTCGTCGGCGCGATCAAAGGCATCGGCGAAGCGGTCTCGGCGCTCGACATGCCGATCGTGTCCGGCAACGTGTCTTTGTATAACGAGACCGATGGCTCCGGCATCCTGCCGACACCGACGATTGGCGCGGTGGGGATCCTCGCCTCGCTTGATGATCTGATCAACGGCAGGCCCCAGGCCGGCGACGTGGCGCTGCTCATCGGCGAGAGCTTTGGCCATCTCGGCCAGTCCGCCCTGATCGCGGAAGCCTTTGGCGATGAGCGCGGCGATGCGCCGCCGGTCGATCTGGCCCTGGAAAAGAAAAACGGCGATTTCGTCCGCGCGCATCGCAAATCGATCACCGCGGCCTCTGATCTCAGCGATGGCGGCCTGGCGCTGGCGGCTTTTGAAATGGCAGAAGCGGCCGGCACCGGCATCACCCTGATCCCGGGCGACACTTCGGCGCTCTTTGGCGAGGATCAGGCGCGCTATCTGCTCGCAGTCCGCGAAAGCGCTGCGGCTGAGATCGAGGCCGCAGCCATCACCGCGGGCGTCGCCGTCACCCGGATCGGCGCTTTCGGCGGCGACAAGGTGACGTTCGGCGAGGACAGCGCCTCCCTCGCCGGGCTTTCGGCACTGTATCGCAGTGCCTTTGCCACTGCTGTGGGTCTGTGA